In Lytechinus variegatus isolate NC3 chromosome 12, Lvar_3.0, whole genome shotgun sequence, a single window of DNA contains:
- the LOC121425630 gene encoding toll-like receptor 3 produces the protein MFTGLSRLEILRLEGNSQLNNIANDTFREMTALTTLTMEDISGVLLDDTLAELRNLVFLDCSYTSYGVKFASMHQFTHTPALKILNVSHSNIEYHDLVNKETKESLFDGLISLHTLRLSGNNLLVTLPNVSWMFSPLQQMKLLDLTSCSLATITSLVFKNLTGLEELRLNSNKIVNISKHAFQNLHHLHDLLLQYNRIRSIDKDLFKGTRSLKRLYLQNNQIFTITADMTMPPSLISLPISGNPFTCNCQLSWFMNWLRTTNVSLGHEDEILCSSNSFSGLHNKPVWSFHPEEYCDINTILVSGVSIALVVVAFLCLVVYYKRWWFNHKMFLLKLAVIGYDEITDDADPDDYEYQLNIMFHDDHTQWVNEILRPALEERMPHLQKVAFGDEALHPGMYYLNALYHNLDNSFKTALLISNESVEDAWFMTKLRMAVEHVNDTKLDKIVLIFLEDIQEASLPYLVRLLLSRNKPYLLVTEDEDGQELFWAQFKKEMRANKVINSVIPI, from the coding sequence ATGTTTACGGGCCTGTCTCGCTTGGAGATTTTGAGACTGGAAGGAAATAGCCAACTTAACAACATTGCCAATGACACTTTTAGAGAGATGACAGCTCTCACTACTCTTACAATGGAGGACATTAGCGGTGTTCTTCTGGATGATACTCTTGCAGAGTTGAGGAACCTTGTCTTCTTGGACTGTTCTTACACTTCTTATGGGGTAAAGTTTGCTTCCATGCATCAGTTTACACACACCCCTgcattgaaaattttaaatgtgTCTCACTCAAACATTGAATATCATGATTTGGTGAACAAGGAAACCAAAGAATCGTTGTTCGATGGGTTGATATCACTCCACACTCTCAGATTGAGTGGGAATAACCTTTTGGTGACTTTGCCCAACGTGTCCTGGATGTTTTCTCCTCTACAGCAGATGAAGTTACTTGACCTAACTTCTTGTTCATTGGCTACAATCACATCACTGGTTTTCAAGAATTTGACTGGACTGGAAGAGCTCAGGCTAAATTCCAATAAGATTGTGAATATTTCTAAACATGCATTCCAGAATTTGCACCATCTGCATGATCTGCTTCTCCAATACAACAGGATAAGATCAATAGATAAGGACTTGTTCAAAGGCACAAGAAGTCTAAAACGACTCTACCTACAGAACAATCAGATATTTACAATCACAGCCGATATGACTATGCCGCCCTCTTTGATCAGTCTACCAATTTCAGGAAATCCATTCACCTGTAACTGTCAGCTGTCTTGGTTTATGAATTGGCTTCGTACCACCAATGTGTCTTTGGGACATGAGGACGAAATTCTCTGTTCTAGTAATTCATTCAGTGGGCTTCATAACAAGCCAGTTTGGTCATTTCATCCAGAAGAATACTGCGACATCAACACCATCCTAGTTTCTGGTGTCAGCATTGCCCTTGTTGTAGTCGCCTTTCTTTGTCTTGTGGTGTATTACAAGCGCTGGTGGTTCAACCACAAGATGTTTCTTCTAAAACTAGCCGTCATTGGCTATGATGAAATCACAGACGATGCTGATCCAGATGACTATGAATACCAGCTTAACATCATGTTCCATGATGATCACACCCAGTGGGTTAATGAAATCTTGAGACCTGCACTTGAAGAAAGGATGCCTCATCTGCAGAAAGTAGCCTTTGGAGATGAAGCCCTTCATCCAGGGATGTACTATCTCAATGCCTTATATCATAATCTTGATAACAGCTTCAAGACAGCATTGTTGATAAGTAACGAGTCAGTGGAGGATGCTTGGTTCATGACCAAGCTACGGATGGCCGTTGAGCATGTGAACGACACCAAGTTGGACAAGATTGTCTTGATATTCCTGGAGGACATCCAGGAAGCAAGTTTACCATATCTTGTAAGACTCTTGCTAAGTAGGAATAAACCTTATTTGTTAGTCACAGAAGATGAAGATGGTCAAGAGTTGTTTTGGGCTcagtttaaaaaagaaatgagggcAAACAAGGTTATCAACAGTGTTATTCCGATTTGA